The proteins below are encoded in one region of Buttiauxella gaviniae:
- the radA gene encoding DNA repair protein RadA, translating to MAKAPKRAFVCNECGADYPRWQGQCSACHAWNTITEVRIAASPTVARNERLSGYAGSAGVSKVQKLSDISLEELPRFSTGFKEFDRVLGGGVVPGSAILIGGNPGAGKSTLLLQTLCKLSEQMKTLYVTGEESLQQVAMRAHRLGLPTNNLNMLSETGIEQICMIAEEEAPKLMVIDSIQVMHMADVQSSPGSVAQVRESAAYLTRFAKTRGVAIIMVGHVTKDGSLAGPKVLEHCIDCSVMLDGDADSRFRTLRSHKNRFGAVNELGVFAMTEQGLREVSNPSAIFLSRGDEITPGSSVMVVWEGTRPLLVEIQALVDQSMMSNPRRVAVGLEQNRLAILLAVLHRHGGLQMADQDVFVNVVGGVKVTETSADLALLLAMVSSLRNRALPQDLVVFGEVGLAGEIRPVPSGQERISEAAKHGFKRAIVPQANVPKKLPEGMQVFGVKKLADALSVFDDL from the coding sequence ATGGCGAAAGCTCCGAAACGCGCATTTGTCTGTAATGAATGTGGGGCAGATTATCCTCGCTGGCAGGGGCAGTGCAGCGCCTGTCACGCATGGAACACTATCACGGAGGTGCGCATTGCCGCCTCTCCGACCGTTGCGCGTAACGAGCGTTTGTCCGGCTATGCTGGCAGCGCAGGCGTCAGCAAAGTACAAAAACTTTCTGATATTAGCCTCGAAGAACTGCCACGTTTTTCCACCGGCTTCAAAGAGTTTGATCGCGTCTTGGGCGGCGGTGTCGTACCTGGCAGCGCGATTCTGATTGGCGGTAACCCCGGTGCCGGTAAATCCACGCTGCTACTGCAAACGCTGTGCAAACTCAGCGAACAGATGAAAACGCTGTATGTGACGGGCGAAGAGTCGTTACAACAAGTCGCGATGCGTGCGCATCGTCTGGGTTTACCCACCAACAACCTGAACATGCTTTCAGAAACCGGCATCGAACAAATCTGCATGATCGCCGAAGAAGAAGCCCCGAAGCTGATGGTTATCGACTCCATTCAGGTCATGCACATGGCTGACGTGCAATCGTCGCCGGGCAGCGTGGCGCAGGTGCGTGAGTCTGCGGCTTATCTGACGCGCTTTGCTAAAACCCGTGGCGTGGCGATTATCATGGTGGGTCACGTCACCAAAGATGGCTCGCTTGCAGGGCCAAAAGTGCTTGAACACTGCATCGACTGCTCGGTAATGCTCGACGGCGATGCTGATTCCCGCTTCCGTACTTTGCGCAGTCATAAAAACCGTTTTGGGGCGGTGAATGAGCTGGGCGTATTTGCCATGACGGAGCAGGGGCTGCGCGAAGTGAGTAACCCTTCCGCCATCTTCCTCAGCCGTGGTGATGAAATCACGCCGGGCAGCTCGGTGATGGTGGTATGGGAAGGGACGCGCCCGCTGCTGGTAGAGATTCAGGCGCTGGTGGATCAATCCATGATGTCCAACCCGCGCCGTGTCGCTGTTGGCCTTGAGCAAAACCGTCTGGCGATTTTGCTGGCCGTGCTCCACCGCCACGGTGGTTTGCAAATGGCGGACCAGGACGTGTTTGTGAACGTGGTTGGCGGGGTGAAAGTTACCGAAACCAGTGCTGACCTGGCGCTGCTCTTAGCGATGGTTTCCAGTCTTAGAAACAGAGCGCTGCCTCAAGATCTCGTGGTGTTTGGCGAAGTGGGTTTAGCGGGGGAAATTCGCCCGGTGCCAAGCGGCCAGGAACGTATTTCCGAAGCGGCAAAACACGGCTTTAAACGCGCGATTGTTCCGCAGGCCAACGTACCAAAAAAACTACCGGAAGGGATGCAGGTTTTCGGTGTGAAAAAACTCGCTGATGCACTCTCAGTTTTTGACGACTTATAA
- the ettA gene encoding energy-dependent translational throttle protein EttA — MAQFVYTMHRVGKVVPPKRHILKNISLSFFPGAKIGVLGLNGAGKSTLLRIMAGIDTDIEGEARPQPGIKIGYLQQEPQLNLEHTVRESVEEAVSEVVNALKGLDEVYAKYAEPDADFDKLAAQQGKFEEIIQAHDGHNLNVQLERAADALRLPDWDAKIANLSGGERRRVALCRLLLEKPDMLLLDEPTNHLDAESVAWLERFLHDFEGTVVAITHDRYFLDNVAGWILELDRGEGIPWEGNYSSWLEQKDARLAQEASTEAARRKSIEKELEWVRQGAKGRQSKGKARLARFEELNNTEYQKRNETNELFIPPGARLGDKVVEVTNLRKSYGDRLLIDDLSFSVPKGAIVGIIGPNGAGKSTLFRMMSGQEQPDSGTIELGETVKLASVDQFRDAMDGSKTVWEEVSGGQDIMRIGNTEMPSRAYVGRFNFKGVDQGKRVGELSGGERGRLHLAKLLQVGGNVLLLDEPTNDLDIETLRALENALLEFPGCAMVISHDRWFLDRIATHILDYQDEGKVEFFEGNFTEYEEYKKRTLGADALEPKRIKYKRVTK; from the coding sequence GCATTATGGCCGGCATTGATACCGACATCGAAGGCGAAGCCCGCCCGCAACCGGGTATTAAAATTGGCTATTTACAGCAGGAACCACAGCTCAATCTGGAGCACACGGTTCGCGAATCTGTTGAAGAAGCGGTTTCTGAAGTCGTTAACGCCCTCAAAGGTCTGGATGAGGTGTATGCGAAGTACGCCGAACCCGATGCTGACTTCGATAAGCTCGCTGCACAGCAGGGCAAATTTGAAGAGATCATTCAGGCGCATGATGGTCACAACCTGAATGTCCAACTGGAGCGCGCGGCCGATGCCCTGCGCCTGCCAGATTGGGACGCAAAAATTGCTAACTTGTCTGGTGGTGAGCGCCGCCGTGTAGCTCTGTGCCGCCTGCTGCTTGAAAAACCTGACATGCTGCTGCTCGACGAACCAACGAACCACCTGGATGCAGAATCCGTGGCATGGCTCGAGCGCTTCCTGCACGACTTCGAAGGTACCGTTGTGGCGATCACCCACGACCGTTACTTCCTTGATAATGTTGCGGGCTGGATTCTGGAACTTGACCGCGGCGAAGGTATTCCGTGGGAAGGCAACTACTCCTCCTGGCTTGAGCAGAAAGACGCACGTCTGGCTCAGGAAGCCTCAACGGAAGCGGCTCGCCGTAAATCCATTGAGAAAGAGCTGGAGTGGGTTCGTCAGGGCGCGAAAGGCCGCCAGTCTAAAGGTAAGGCGCGTCTGGCTCGCTTTGAAGAACTGAACAACACCGAATACCAGAAACGTAACGAAACTAACGAACTGTTTATTCCACCAGGTGCTCGCCTGGGCGATAAAGTCGTTGAGGTTACCAACCTGCGTAAATCCTACGGCGACCGTCTGCTGATTGACGATTTGTCCTTCTCCGTGCCGAAAGGTGCGATTGTGGGGATCATCGGCCCGAACGGCGCAGGTAAATCTACTCTGTTCCGTATGATGTCCGGCCAGGAACAACCTGATAGCGGCACCATCGAACTGGGTGAAACCGTTAAACTGGCATCCGTCGATCAGTTCCGTGACGCAATGGATGGCAGCAAAACCGTGTGGGAAGAAGTTTCCGGCGGGCAGGACATCATGCGTATCGGCAACACCGAAATGCCAAGCCGCGCTTATGTGGGCCGCTTTAACTTTAAAGGCGTTGACCAGGGTAAACGCGTTGGTGAACTGTCCGGTGGTGAGCGTGGCCGTCTGCATCTGGCGAAATTGCTGCAAGTTGGCGGCAACGTACTGCTGCTTGATGAACCAACAAACGACCTGGATATCGAAACCCTGCGCGCGTTAGAAAACGCCCTGCTGGAATTCCCGGGCTGTGCGATGGTTATCTCGCACGACCGTTGGTTCCTGGACCGTATCGCGACTCACATTCTGGATTACCAGGATGAAGGCAAAGTTGAATTCTTTGAAGGCAACTTTACCGAATACGAAGAGTACAAGAAACGCACCCTGGGTGCGGATGCGCTTGAGCCTAAGCGTATTAAGTACAAACGTGTGACCAAGTAG
- the nadR gene encoding multifunctional transcriptional regulator/nicotinamide-nucleotide adenylyltransferase/ribosylnicotinamide kinase NadR, translating into MSSFEYLKTAIRQQSVTLQQVAEACGMTKGYLSQLLNAKIKSPSAQKLEALHRFLGLEFPRREKTVGVVFGKFYPLHTGHIYLIQRAASQVDELHIIMGYDETRDRLLFEDSAMSQQPTTGDRLRWLLQTFKYQKNIRIHSFNEEGMEPYPHGWDVWSRGIKAFMESKGINADRIYTSEEGDAPRFIEQLGIETVLIDPKRTFMNISGGQIRENPFRYWEYIPTEVKPFFVRTVAILGGESSGKSWMVNKLANIFNTTSAWEYGRDYVFSHLGGDEMALQYSDYDKIAIGHAQYVDFAVKYANKVAFIDTDFVTTQAFCKKYEGREHPFVQALIDEYRFDLVILLENNTPWVADGLRSLGSDTDRKSFQNLLVEMLEENNISYVHVEESDYDSRFLRCVELVKNMIGGQA; encoded by the coding sequence ATGTCGTCTTTCGAATATCTGAAGACCGCTATTCGTCAGCAGAGCGTGACTCTGCAGCAAGTTGCAGAAGCCTGCGGCATGACCAAAGGCTATTTAAGCCAGTTACTAAATGCCAAAATCAAAAGCCCAAGTGCCCAAAAACTTGAAGCATTACACCGTTTCCTGGGGCTGGAATTTCCACGACGCGAGAAAACCGTCGGCGTGGTTTTCGGTAAGTTCTACCCGCTGCATACCGGGCATATCTATTTAATCCAGCGCGCCGCAAGCCAGGTTGATGAACTGCATATCATCATGGGCTATGACGAAACGCGCGACCGCCTGCTGTTTGAAGACAGCGCTATGTCTCAACAGCCCACCACCGGTGACCGCCTGCGCTGGCTGCTTCAAACCTTTAAATACCAGAAAAACATTCGTATTCATTCGTTTAATGAAGAAGGCATGGAGCCGTATCCGCACGGTTGGGATGTCTGGAGCCGCGGTATCAAAGCCTTTATGGAAAGCAAAGGGATTAATGCCGACCGTATTTACACCTCGGAAGAGGGCGATGCCCCGCGGTTTATCGAGCAGCTCGGCATCGAAACGGTGCTTATCGATCCGAAACGTACGTTTATGAATATCAGCGGCGGGCAGATTCGTGAAAACCCGTTCCGTTACTGGGAATATATTCCGACAGAAGTTAAACCGTTTTTTGTCAGAACTGTGGCCATTCTTGGCGGTGAATCGAGCGGTAAATCATGGATGGTGAATAAGCTCGCCAACATTTTCAACACCACCAGTGCCTGGGAGTATGGACGGGACTATGTCTTTTCTCACCTTGGCGGTGACGAAATGGCGCTGCAATATTCTGACTATGACAAAATCGCCATCGGCCATGCACAGTATGTTGATTTTGCAGTGAAATATGCCAATAAAGTGGCGTTTATTGACACCGACTTTGTCACCACGCAGGCGTTTTGCAAAAAGTACGAAGGGCGTGAACACCCGTTTGTGCAGGCGCTGATCGACGAATACCGTTTCGATCTAGTGATTTTGCTTGAGAACAACACGCCGTGGGTGGCCGATGGATTGCGCAGCCTGGGCAGTGATACGGACCGAAAGTCCTTCCAGAATCTTTTGGTCGAAATGCTAGAAGAAAACAATATCAGCTACGTTCATGTGGAAGAGTCTGACTACGATTCGCGTTTTTTACGCTGTGTGGAGCTGGTGAAAAACATGATTGGCGGGCAGGCATAG